TAGCCATACTTATAGCACAACAATTTTAAAAACTAAAATAGTTACTCGTATATatgatattaaaaaaatacttcctccgtcttttaatactcgcaacgtttggacttttgccactattcatataatctactttgactattcttagtgctttttatataagataaaacatagtcatgtgggatcttgttagattcgtctcaatgtgtattttcaaaatattaactttttataatttttgcataaagagaatttaagatataactgatcaaagttgtgcattggcatgcgtgaaactaacaaacgttgcgagtattaaaagacggaggaagtatatgaatAGCTTCGTATTCACTTGTATTCACATACgtctctccttttttttttttaccatgtCTGTTTATTTACCACCCactattgacccgcgacccaTTATTGACCCGCAGCTAAAATTGAGCCTTTCATTACCCAACCCGCtgttgacccgcaccgaccctgacccgaccCACCCACCCAATAACCAAGTCTATTTGTAAGGCCACAGCTAGATATGAGTCGTATGATCTTTTACTTATAGACTTTCCAATAACCAAGTCTATTTCTAAGGCCACAGCTAGATATGAGTCGTATGATCTTTTAACAGTCAACACCATATACACTGTAACACCAAAAAACAGAACAGGGAAATGATGAATAACTGTACATTGCAGCCTGCAGGATAAAACCCCATATCATTTCAAAGGGAAAAGAAATTCCTGCaggataaaaattaaaaacccaTATCATTTCACAGGGAAAAGAAATTAACTGTACATTGTTAGAGAACAAACCATATTATTTCCCGTGGCAACGTAACACTTTTAAGCAACCCAATCAGCTTCAGATGAAACGATTAAGAATCACCTACAAGAACAACTATAATGTGATAATAAAAGTGACAAGCTGCCGTAAAATGTATCAGATCCAAGTGCAAATAACTCCATTCTTGTCAGAAGTCGCCAAAGGCTTTCCGAGACCACTCCAAGCACAGCACAAAACAGATGATCCATGTTCCTTAAGAGTGCTAACTATATCTCCCTTCTGTATTGACCAAATATGTACAGATCCATCAGCAGATCCAGCAGCAACATAATTGTCATCTGCACTAATACAGGATCTGCTCCAGTTAGATGCCACTCTGTTTCCACTCGCCCTCAATGTGCCGTAAACTTCAAGTGTTCTCATATCAAACAGATTATGCACATTATCTCTCCCACTTGTCAAAATCGTGTTTCCATTTTGAGACAAAGAGATTGATGTCACAGCAAGAGAATGAGCAGCAACCTCACTGAGAAGCTTTCCTGTTTGTATATCCCAAAGCCGGAGATTGCCATCAACATGACCTGAGCATATTGTTCTTCCATCCATGCTGAAACAAACTGCATTGCAATTGCTTGGGAAAATGATTGTGTTAGTGCAATAACCTTTCTGCAAATCCCAAGCTTTTATTGTTCGATCATATGCTGCACTGACAACATGTCGATTGGATACTTTACTCACATCTACTGCACAGACTTTATCAGTATGTCCTGTAAGTGTATGTCGGATTCGGCCCGAGCTGACATCCCAAACATATAAGTTATTTGAGCTACTAGCTGCTATTACAGTTTTATTATCATTTGTGATAGTGAGATCCAGAACAGAACCCAAGCAACCATAAAGAGTGTGACTTAATGATCCCGTGCTTGTATCCCACATCTTAATAGAACGGTCCTGCCCTCCAGTAATCAATTTGCTGGAATTGTATTCAAACAATATGGAAGCACATCCACCATCATGAGCATGTATTCTATTGTTGCAAGTTGTAGGAACCGTTGATTCCACATAAAACTCCGCACCTTCCTCACATTGACGaaccacaccatcaacttgttGCCGAGCAATTTGTTGTATGCTGCTGGACTTGAGTTGTTCAAGCATGTCTTCATAAAGAGAATTTGCCTGAATCACAATGATTAGAAGATAGAATCTCTGAAAATAAATTTAAGAATGGCAACAAGACATAGGAACTAAGAAGTTGGCAATGACAGCAAGTATACATTCAGTATATTTATGGAGTTACCTAGTTAACTTAAAACTTGACAGTACACAGTTATGGAGTTACCTACATAACTTGAAACTCTCCATAATTTTGATTTGGAATTCTCCGTCCTACACGTATAAATCTCTTTGAAAGAATTTCCTTTTCTCTATTTGGCCTGGGGGAGGGGGTTCATGTTTGGGGGATACTGGTTTCATCTTCCAAACAGTTAGGTTCTGAAATTCAGTGAACTGCTACTATACGATATGATCCCTCAGGATGGAGGTTAATTAAAATTCTACTCAGTCACATACGAGACGTTAGAAAGTTAATAGAGATTATTCAAAACTTATTCCGAGAAAGAAATTACTAATATAGAGGTGATGACTAAAACCCGTTCGGGGGTAAGGACGGACGTAGCCAAGTGGATCAAGGCAGTGGATTGTGAAACACCAAAGGCGGGTTCAATCCATGCCGTTACTTATGTGTTTAGGCAAACTTTTCATTCCTTCCATATTGAACTCCATGAATCATGCCTAGCTCCAAATTTCACAAAATAAACTGAGAAATCAATAGGAACCGGCACCGCTGAAGTCTTTACCTAGAATTTTCAACAGCGATGATACGGTTCATGAGAAAGAGATGATAGACAAAGTTACAAAGGGTTTGATCAAAGGCCCCAGCTCCATAGCCTATACTCACTACAAAATATTCCATTAATGAAAGATAAAAACTACGCATGTCTGATTAGGGAAATACAACACGCTACAGACATGCAGTCAGCTCAGCTCAACCCCAATTAAGAATCCCCAAGAACTTCCAAGAATTCTTGTTGTACAATTGTTCCAACCATCTTGAAAGCCCTTCCCTCAGAAGGAAGATCTGCCCAAATCCTCCTCAGTCTCCATGATTGTCCCAAAGCAGGATCATTTCCAGCTGCATAAGTGAGTTCGCCTACTATGAGCTCTGAAGGCCTAACTAGTGTGATTCCTCTGTTATTAGCTTTTCGCTGCGCGTGAGCGCAACTCACGGTAGCTCCTCTTTTCTCTATTCAATGACACTAAATCAACTGAACGAACTTCGGACACTTGTTCCACTTTGTGAGATCTTCCGTTCAATATTTCTTATATAAATGTAACTAATGTATCCCCCTCATAAATGATTTCTCCATAATGACCATGAACTGTTGCCCCTGGACTAGCCAAAATAGGGGTTACTCCAAAGTCAAATTCAACAAAGTACAACTTGACCTGCTTTTAAGTGCGTCCTTTTTGGAAATACATACGTTTTCACAAACAAATTGTCCAATATAATGGCCACGTACATTAACAAACAGCATGTGGAATAAGAGGAGCTCTAACAAGGGCCAGGCAAGACAATTAGAATAAGCCATCCAAAATTGAAGAAACTTATAGTCTTGGTGGTCAAAGGCTGCATATATGTTCGCCTTCTTAAAAACCACCAACTGCTGGTATCCACTATCCACAAAGGGCACTATGGGAGTTCACGAAAACTTAAAGGAATACAGTATGGCCCAGTCCCTACGTAATATCATTTCAATAAACTAAATAAGCTTTTTTCAATTTGATCCCCAAACATGGACAGGTaaaactcatttttttttatgaggGAATAAAAACAATTTAAGTTTTTAGTTTCAGGATTTCATTACTTACTACTCCGTACATGAAAAAGGTTCACTTCATCACATGTGGTCCTTGACTCCTTTCTTAGCAAACAGAGTACAAAGAACGCTAAAAAGTTCATAGTAACGGTTTCAAGTTCAACGACACAACTTAAGAATAAAGTAAAAATAAGTTCCAATTGACCCAGTTTGTAAGAAAAATGATCCATGAAAAATCAGCTTCTCTAGCACTTATATGTGCTTGTGCTTCAACACGACAACACATGTGAGAAAGAAGAAAATGGCTATACGgttttaatgatgcttttacAAACTCAGGTAGAAAACTTTTTTAAAGAACTGTGTGGGTATTTCCTAGAAGCAAAAAGCTGCTGTAACTATAAACATGGTATTCAGATAACTATGTAGACTACTGGTTTTAACTTTTAACAGCATCAAGCCTTGTCGTACAAGGCGACAATTTGAAAGAAGAATGCGAGACATAAACAGACATGGCAGTCAAACCCATCCACTGACTGCAACTAAGCTGTAAAACTTTGCATTAATTCACTTATTAAAAAGACAACTaccgtattttttttatatacacAAAGTAAAAAAGAATAGTAAACCATTATTGTAACTAAGCCTTAAACAGATTatataaaattttgttgattccaATCACAAGTGAAGCTTTTTCACTACACCCAGTAGAGATGAATTGACCGGGTTTGTGTTACATAATGATGTAATTTGTGGATTTTAATTGCAGATAAAGAAGAAAATGAAAATGAGAATTAAGGAAAGAAGAGGATTAAATCACCAGTATAACCATAGAAACAGAGAAAATACAATATTTTCTGGATGCCTTTTCTCTCACACCCTTTCCCCTATTTATACTGCCTCTTGCTTATATCGCCTTTTCACTAAATAACTAACTTACCCAGTGCACTGAATATCACTCCCATCAATTTCTTGCTCAAGGAAAGGCACAaataacttctgacagaatcaaTTGCCTTCCCCATTATGCCCTTGTCACGTAACCAAACATACACATTGTGAATAGGATTATAGGAGGCTTAGGGTAGTCAGGTGGGTGCACAACAAATTGCAGTTAAACAATACAGAAACACGGTCATCATCATGAATATGGGTCCTATTTCTGCAagatactctctccgtccctaaaagattgccccatATACTATAAACGGATGTCCCTATTTGTTTGCCCCATGCCTTCTTTGGTTTGCCCACATGTCTCTCCTCACACACTATTATTTAATCTAATTAAAAGACAAATCTACCTACCTATTTGCTTTTGAGTATACTCAATTCTTAATAAGGTGAATAAAAACATTTGGGGCTATCTTTTAGGGATTGAGGGAGTATATGGTTGACTTTGAAAAGTATTCAGCAACTTCTCAACTTGATGAACCACACATCCACACCATCTACTTTCAGGGAAGGTAGTACTCTACAAGGATAATCTCAAATGAACTGGGCACAACTTCATTAAGAGAATTACCCTAAAATGATGTCATAATATAGTACTTTCAGAAGCTTCAAGCAGTTGATTATGATCTTTCAAAGGTCCTATCCTCACCCCATCCACAAACAATCTCCCTCCCATTCCCGGGGAAAAATCACCCGCACGTGAGCATGACCTGTACTATTCATTAACAACTTGACAGATGGGATCTGTGCAACTTGTTCATTACAATATGATCTCAACAATCTACCCCTGCGAAACAATGAAACAAAAGAATCTTCTCACTCTCTACGGCTCTTCGAACTCATGAATATTCTTTACCATCAGATGAAGAATAAACTCATGGAATACCAAGGACCTAGAAGGCCATCACATGTTCATGCATAACCTATACTTTTCAAGTTCTTACTAGTATCACCTTCAAGCTAGTTTAAACTTCCAAAAGAACACAAGGATTGGACATTTTATAGGGAGAAAGAAGAAAGGTAAATATCCACGTAATCCCATTGTTTTGCAATCCACAAGTGTGAGACACTCTTCGagtttaaaaggaaaaaaagaatTCTCGTTATCTCCTTTTTTTTCCGTCTTAATAAAAGGATTCAAAGAGATGAATATCAGGAATTAAGACTCAatcaatgaaaagaaaaaatatttaagaCTTCTTACCAACCACGAAAAGGAATAGAAAAACAATAATACTGCATCTGTAAAAGAAAATAAGAGCCTAGATGGCAATGAATCAATTTAAGAAATGATAGTTGGTTATATATGGGCTTAGAATCCCTTAATCGCCGAAAAAATTTAAATGATAAACCCCTGAGGGGCCAGAAGATGTGGGTTTCTCCTTCTCTATCTCTATCTCTCTCCTCGCTCTATTCCCCAAAaggtgtatatatttttttaaaaaaaattggtgaCCGTGGGAAGCCCAACCTCCTTCGTCATCAATAAATCTCCCCTTAGAAAAAACAAGGACATTATTGTAAATGTCAGTCTGACAGTTCTATTTGTCAGAACGGAAGTTAGTTAAACAGAAAGCAATATAGGTTACAAAACATAGGTAAAGTTGGCTCTACTCTTCTAGTGATCTATCAAAGACAAATTCAATGCATTCCCTTTTATAGCAAAGACACATGAAATACCTCATTGAGACGCTCAGCGTCTTGCATTTTCTGAAGCATCCAACGATCAATCAACATCTTATTCTCAGCTTCTGCATTTTTCGCTTTCATAGTCATCTCATCAAGTTGTCTTTTCAGCTCTTGATTCTCACTTGTCAGCAATTCTACACCCTTACTTTTCTCATCTAAATTTTTCTTAAACTCCGAGAGCTCATCGCTAAAGCATTATGTAAAACACTGATTCAGTATCCATATGAAGTACAGGAAATTCGGAATTAAAATGCCAAAAAATCATGGTGGGAAGCACACGAGGCTAACCTCAGCTGAGTAACCTCCTTTTCCAAGTTAGCTACAGCAGTCTCTTTCTCTTGAATCAAAGCTTTGGCCGTCCGACCCTCAGCAACTTCAACCACAAGCTGCTCAGATAGTCGAGATTGAGCTTTGTAACATTGCTGAAGTTCAAGCTCCAGTTTTTCAGCTTTATCTTTCCATTCTGAGCCCTTAAAGAATAGAACACAATCATTCAGTCACATGTTCCAAAGAAATGAAATTGCAGGAGACATGCATGAAAAACCTGCAAATAGAGCTGAAACAATATAATAACCAAACACGACCCACTGTAGTGGCCTTTTACTCACTTATTTTTGCAGTAGTTACCACACTAAAGATGACTTTGCAAAGAAATATGGTCACTTACGGAAACATATTAATCTAAAACATATCTCGTTGAATTAGGTCCCAACTCAAGGACCAGTATATCCCTCCCCCCTCCTCCCGCCCCTCCCCGGGAAAAGAAGTTAGAAGTGGAAGAATAAGGTTTGATTCACCACAGCCATGAAAAAACCAGGTAAAATAGCATTACTTTTTTTATGGATTTTTTTACATTTACTTTAAAAGTATGAATATGAAAACAGTGAAATGTGAAGGACATTAAAGCCCAATGATTCTatgaataatttatttatgCGCTTCATTGCATAAAAATTGTTTATAAGGTATCATATGATTATACATAGGCACTTCCTCGAAATAGAAGCCTTCTTTCTGGTTTATGGTATCACAGTTGAATGTAAGTAATTACGCCAGTTAAGTAAGAAAAATACCACAACCAGTGGGAGAAGTTCTAATGCGAAGGCCAGCACTAGAAAGAAGTTGCATTCCGAGTTGTAAAGAGTATGAGgatgaagaaaaagaagaaagccTAGGGTCATAAGGGGTTCACAACCTAATAGGAAATATACCTGCATAGTGGACTAAAGGAAGCTCTTCTGAGTTCTGAGTGGATTAGTGATTCATCAGAAGAAGCTTCTTCATTCACATGGGAGATTAAAGTGTATAGAAAATAGCCTTAAGTTCCCTATCATTCATCTCGAAAGTCAATTTCCTTCCTTCGTCACTTCAATCAAGTTGAATCTTTAAACAACATAAGCACCTGCTACTAAATTTCCATATCAAAACCCAAGTTGGAGACTTAAGTTCTATCTAGCTTTTTGGGGGCCTTTGGCGTAATAATGTGATCAAATCAAATATCCAGGGCTAAATGATATTTCCATCCGCTAAAAACTAAGAATATACTAGTAAAAGCTAATTGGAGCAGCTTATTCTCTTTGATTATCCGCTTTCTCATAAATCAAATGATTATTTAATCCAAGTATACTACCAATTTTACACAATATCTCTACAAACAGCAAATCCTACCAATTGACTGGTAGCTGCACAAGTTAGTCAAAGTGTCAAACAAGCCAATTGAACCAGCTAACCGCCAATACGAATCGCCAAACAAGGCCATTATCTTGATTTAATGGTTTTTCTTGTCAGAAAATTCATTAACATTAGTTTCAAataaaccaaaaccctaaaataAAAGAC
This sequence is a window from Spinacia oleracea cultivar Varoflay chromosome 1, BTI_SOV_V1, whole genome shotgun sequence. Protein-coding genes within it:
- the LOC110794565 gene encoding autophagy-related protein 16 isoform X2, with amino-acid sequence MLKMLNEEEVAIAAIKQALKALRQRHLAEEGAHAPAITAIARPLIYQGSEWKDKAEKLELELQQCYKAQSRLSEQLVVEVAEGRTAKALIQEKETAVANLEKEVTQLSDELSEFKKNLDEKSKGVELLTSENQELKRQLDEMTMKAKNAEAENKMLIDRWMLQKMQDAERLNEANSLYEDMLEQLKSSSIQQIARQQVDGVVRQCEEGAEFYVESTVPTTCNNRIHAHDGGCASILFEYNSSKLITGGQDRSIKMWDTSTGSLSHTLYGCLGSVLDLTITNDNKTVIAASSSNNLYVWDVSSGRIRHTLTGHTDKVCAVDVSKVSNRHVVSAAYDRTIKAWDLQKGYCTNTIIFPSNCNAVCFSMDGRTICSGHVDGNLRLWDIQTGKLLSEVAAHSLAVTSISLSQNGNTILTSGRDNVHNLFDMRTLEVYGTLRASGNRVASNWSRSCISADDNYVAAGSADGSVHIWSIQKGDIVSTLKEHGSSVLCCAWSGLGKPLATSDKNGVICTWI
- the LOC110794565 gene encoding autophagy-related protein 16 isoform X1; the protein is MLKIRLNEEEVAIAAIKQALKALRQRHLAEEGAHAPAITAIARPLIYQGSEWKDKAEKLELELQQCYKAQSRLSEQLVVEVAEGRTAKALIQEKETAVANLEKEVTQLSDELSEFKKNLDEKSKGVELLTSENQELKRQLDEMTMKAKNAEAENKMLIDRWMLQKMQDAERLNEANSLYEDMLEQLKSSSIQQIARQQVDGVVRQCEEGAEFYVESTVPTTCNNRIHAHDGGCASILFEYNSSKLITGGQDRSIKMWDTSTGSLSHTLYGCLGSVLDLTITNDNKTVIAASSSNNLYVWDVSSGRIRHTLTGHTDKVCAVDVSKVSNRHVVSAAYDRTIKAWDLQKGYCTNTIIFPSNCNAVCFSMDGRTICSGHVDGNLRLWDIQTGKLLSEVAAHSLAVTSISLSQNGNTILTSGRDNVHNLFDMRTLEVYGTLRASGNRVASNWSRSCISADDNYVAAGSADGSVHIWSIQKGDIVSTLKEHGSSVLCCAWSGLGKPLATSDKNGVICTWI